AAgtaccaatttaatattgataaatcctcaatttgttttttccatttatgCAATATCCTTATACCCAAAACAAGGGAGTTTTAATTCATGAATCGTGACAATAAATCCTATAGAGCAAGCATGATTTATTCACATTCCACATATTATAATGTAACTTTCTCCTTTGAATGAGAACCATATGTTGTACATACCTTTACAAATGAACTTTCAATTCCAAATGTTTATTTAGGGtcacaaataaaattcaaacatgCGTTGTCATTCTCTAAACTTTTTATATACAACTAAATAAGAGaagacaaatataaaattattgaagtctttcaaataaataagatgTGATACAAATATAAATGGTATCTcaatcatattatatatataaaaaaaacaataacttggaaaaaaaacccttagaaatatgaaattttttttttaaaaaaaaaacccaatctaCAGGAGTTAGCGTAATAGAAATGTAACCTGGGTAATAGAGAGCAAACTAACCCGGGTTAACTAGTAAAACCATTGGCTCAGGTCTTGATATCGAGATAACttgatagaaaagaaattgaggAAAACCATTaaacccatcttttttttaagaaaaaaaaattaatgtcaaacaatgaaattgaaaaagaaaaaagttaaaaaaaaaatatcaatctatgttaacttttcaaactagtGACTTAAGATCATTATACTGGAAGCAtcataaattgaaaattcaagaaGCCCAATCCCCAACAAATCTAactttgaatgatgaaattagaaaaaaaaaattaattatacaaaaagatttaaaacaaaaaaatataattaaaagaataagggtgaaatcaaaatagaaaataaattagaggcaacaacaaaattttgatttgaggggaaaaaaaacttttgcaaaagaaaaaaaatcaaaagaataagaaccgaATTGGCCATAAACTtcgattgaatgataaaattgtaaaccaataaaactttaataaaaagagccaatgaaaaaaaaattagaagtttaaagaataaggattgaattgaaaatatatattatatgcacCATAAGAAAGAGAATATAGTAGTGCTTTCATCGACTTGGTGGAAGGGCAAATTTGACCACTAGGATACGCCGCACATGCCACTTAAATAACTTAGACACCTCCTACATGCTAGTGTATGAAGATCATGTGTTATCAGCTttgtaaatctaaaaattaactATTCAATGCAAAAAAACGAAATACCCTTTATGaatctagaattaaaaaaaaaaacccatgtccCTAAATGCATGTCTTATGTTTTTTTGATGCCAAGAGCAAGAATCGTTAttcactattttaaaaaaataaaaataaataaataccctTTGGCaacaattctttgttttttttttttttttacttagagaTAAATCAATCACTTTACTAAcgtaaaaaaatgttgaaatgaTGCATATACATGTGGATAATTCCTTAATGAccaataaatcattaaaaaaaactaaattatctcCAAACCTAAGGCATCTAATTTTCTCAACTAAGGGTAAAAGCATAATTTTCCTATTAGAGTCAATAGTATTATGTGAGTGTGCATAGTGATTTACCTGCAcattttggtgtttttgttaatttggttCCAAATAGGCTACTAAGGAAACATATATTAGCATATGATTTAGTTCCAAATGATTTGACTATGAAATTTATACATGTATTAGGGATGTTCTTAAGATATTAAGAGTGCCAAATTTTTCttcctaattttattattttgaagcgACTGCAAGGTAGCTGGATTATAGTTTTGATAGAGCATTATTGTTTCAAAACCGTGACCTTTTCTTATatatgcaaaataaattaaaaccttCTGCCCGTTTTACGTTGCACTGCGCCGGAGACTCTATTTCACCAGAAATTTCTAAGCTAACAGTGGATATCATTACCACGGCGTGTCAATACTACAAATATTCACGTACTTGAAACAAAAGCGAAACAAAACGAGATAGGGGATATAAACCAGAAGACCAAAAAATGCCTTCCCGGTGAGCATCAAAGGTTGTAAAAcatgatgaaaacatgaaaaacagtAACAAGAGAGGTGGATAAATGAATGCTACTACCTTTTCTTCTATCTGACATTTCCTGTAAATAAGCCTTGTATGTTACAAATCAAAATTGTCGTGGAGTTGCCAAGACCACAGCCATTTTCCTTTACATTTTCAACTAGAAAGCACTAGGCTTTAGGCAAACAAGATAAAATTGCACAAGCTTATGCATCTCTCTACCAAGCAATCCCTGCTCGGTAGCTTTTTCTGAAAGAATTAGTGATTCTGTGCCAGGAGGAATATCCCGCCCTCCAGTATGCAATGATGTTCGATATCATTTGCATCCACCAACTTTCCAAAAGTCAGGCAGTTGACGAATGCACATCGCTACTGTCTCTAAAATGAGGCAGTTGCAGACCAAACTGTCCAAAGTATCAGAAAATAGCAGCTTGAGAATCAAATAACCAACCCAAGGCCCAGATGCTGCTATTCCTCTCCTCAGAGCGGTCATATGGAGGGTCTATAACATTAGACGGTGCAGGATGGCCAACCATATCCAACTGCATAAATCATCAATAGGGAATAACGTATGGCAGTGCATAAACATCAGCCGACCCAATCTGCAGAGCTTCTGACCAAACCTGTTGTGTCTCGTCAATCCCTGAAAACCCAACCTGGAGCTTCTTTGATGGGACATTAGTACTCTGAAAAAGCCATTGTTGGTCCTCAAAATCCGGCAGCTCTTCCATTTTGGGTACTGTAAGCACCTCAAGAAGGTACTTGGAATCTGGATGGGGTTGTTTCCTAGACACTTCAGCTATTTGATCAGTTTGTGCAGTTGAATGTGAAGGTTTTGTTAAAGACTTTGTTAAAGAGACTGATAGCGGATGGGTCGATGAGGTGATGGGTGGAGCTAGAGCTTCTATCAAACCATTTATCTTCTGTTCTTTACTATCCACCTTATCGCTATTGACAGCCTCCTGCCTACCTTGTATAACTGCGGTGGGAATTTTGCAAGTTCCCAACATTCTTCCATTCTCAGCTGATACAGGCAAGGAAGTAGGCCTTGGCAACTTATTAGGCTTAATATCATCAGCTGCAACAGAAATCAAAAGGAAACAGAATGCATTAGCCGATAAAAAAGACAGATTAGTTTGGACTTGCTAGACATGATAGATTAATCTCGTTGAAAAAGTTTCTGGTCAATCAATATCTAAACTTGAATCCTTTAAGAATGTGATAGACCCACCAGAATCTGGTTAAAAGTACATTTGTTAACAAGATTTAACAATATCATTTGACTTTGACTCACCATGCAAAAGTCCATTTGTGTCAGAGTCCTTTCGTTTCTTGATCTTTATATCACCAACAACACTATTAGTGCTCTCCTTGAGAAGATGTGAGCTTTTTACAGTATGGTCACCTACAAGGTCAAACATATTGCTTTCCTTCAATTTAACTGGCTCTTTCATCTTATGCTCGCTTTTCTCCTTagctttctcctcttttttcttctctttatccCTGACTTTATCcttctctttgctttttttctctttatttttacgTTTATCCTGGCTTTCCTTTTGTTTGGTCTTATCTTTCCCTTCCatcttcttctcattttctttctccaGTGATCTTGGCATTCCATCAATTTTAGCCTTGAATGTTCCAGAAATGCTCTGAGCACTTGCAGTAAATCTTGTCTCATCCCTGATTCCTTGCCCATCCACTGTTCTATCATCATCtctcttgttcttttcttttccttcaacCCAATTGCCAGGGGCCTTTGCCACCGGTCTAACCATTCCCTCATCTCTTTTTGCATCTGTATCAGTGAACTTCTCAAAGAACTGCTTTCTGTCTTCCTCTCTGGCCCTCTTGCCCAGCTGTTGTACAAATTTGGACTCCTTAGGTTGGTGAGACAAATTACTGTTTTGAATGGACTCCTTAGGTTGGTGAGACAAATTGCTGTTTTGAATGAGCTTCTGACCGTTATAACCTGAAAACTGTCCAGCAGTTTTTTTGTCACCAGAGATACTATTTTTATCCAGATCCCTTTCCTTCCTCTTCTGAGTGCACACCTCTCCACCATTAGATTGCCCAGGAAGTTTCCTTTCATCTGAGGCTCTGTCTCCTCCATTGTTAAGCATAGCTTGCCCCAGAAGTCTCTTTTCATCTGAGGCACTACTTTTGTCTTTATCCTTGTCTCtatccttctcttttttctctctatgcTTTTCCTTTTTGTCTTTCTTATCCCTATGCTTTCCATCACTCCTatctttctccttcttttctttatctagtctcctttctttatctttcttctccttgttcttcttctctttgtcCTCCTGAAAAGCCCGGAAAGTAATAATAAATCATTCAACTCAAGAGAATCAGAGACAGGGTATCTTCACCGATTATACTGGAACCCATTACATAGTCAtatcatgtaaaatatatattcaaccCTTTCACTaccaaaaacttgaaaataaaacccAAACAAGACAAATCAAAACTTCGATGTTGAAGCCTGCCCTAAGTTTTATCCATGAAATAAGCAGAATGCCTGGTAACTCTTGTGTCCCCAAATGGTGGCACGTAATCATTATCAGTTGCCAACTTCAACATGATAAAAAACATTACAAGAACAGAGGTCAGAGAGATGAAAGAGATAAGAAACACCCATGAGCAAGCAAGAGCCTTATACACAGAAATACCAGAAATAATccacacaaacatttctttttgcCAAAACCTCTACAAATTGCAGCAAGGAAAGGGGGGACCTTAtgaaatacaaattcaaaagtCTAATCATCTTATCCGTCCCAAACAGAAACCCTATCCCAGGCAAAGATATTTCCATCCTTTTCTCGTGCAAAAGTAGcttaaatatatcataacagcatctttctatttctttctggACACTAAAAGTCTGAAACTATCAGACGAAAGAAACCATTACAATCCCAAACATAAAAGCTCATTGAGAACATGCCTATGCGATGCTTATACAATGAACAGGATTCCAATATTTGAAGCAAAGAGCACACATCTGGAATCTAGCTCCAATACCTGCAACCTTACATGTTGAAACAGGTATTGTAGAAATACAAAAATCTCTATGCACCCCAAATATAGgaacaaaaatagaaagatcATAAAACTTGTAAGTGATATAAATGGCCACAGAGCCAAATATcagcaagaaaataaactaCTACGATTATGGTGTAGCATCATATACTGatatataaacacaaaaaaattactcCAGAAAatctataagaaaaaacaaaggtaaAAAATCAATCCGTCCATCCATCAAAACAATTCCACTAGCAGAGGCAAATCTATGGAGCATGCAAGAGACAAATCTCCACATTTGATCTTTCAATTCATCAGCAACAATGACTCATGGTACATATAAATTAAAGCATTTACATGGAGAGTTATAAATTGCTGAAATTTGTGTTCTTGGTGAATTCAGCAGCCTGTGCATCTTCAAAAGTGAGTGATGAAtgccaaacaaaaataaaacagcaaaaccattgttttttatttttagttttgctAGCCCATTTTCTTTTTAGACTTAAACTTGACAAGGTAAAAGAGGCCAGTTAAATTCACTAAGAGACCTGCAAACCTCATCTCCCCGAATTTTCAATAGAAATTGTAGATACATGCAATTAATCCATCCATTTCAAATGGGATTTTCTGAAACAGgaatagcaaaaaaacaaagatttacTTAAGAACTCTAGCACCAAGAGCTTGCTAGTTAACAACCAACCCCTGAATCCCTCATTTAAGGCAGGTTAGCTAATCACATTTTCCTGGGAGAATAGATGCAAGCAAAAAGTAGACACTACATGAACACTTTAATTGGAGCCACCACCAGAAGGTGTATGTTCTGATCCCATATTTATTGCTTAGTTTCAGCTTGTAAGAAtctttattactattattatagaCATAGGCAATTACTGGCTCACTCTCCATATAGCATTAACAGAGCAAAGACTTGAACCAATGATTTACACATGAACTCTCCATATGggattgtttcaattaaatGTGAATCAGAAAAGAATTCCTTTTAATGGCTCTAATAAATATCAAGCCAATTATGCAATGTGATTCAGTAAAAGGCAAGTGTATTAACCTTTTTTAGTAGGTCAAAATCATCACTCCTGGCCTTCTTTTCATATCCTGGTGGTGGGAATGGAAAGCAACGCGACATTGAACAGAatcccaaaacacaaaacagcAACGCCTTTCAACGAAGAAAATGATTGAATTACTTTCCCACAGCACAGTTCCAAAAAGGGAATGGACCAGTAACTATGCTCCTCTCCATGCACCATGTCCCCACATTCATTTCCAGGTTCAACACTTCTCCATGAACTTCTATATCACATCCAATAGCCACAAGTTCCAAACCCACCAATGCCCTTCACTGTAATGCACACACTGGTGAGACAGAATTCACAGGAAATTAATTTCAATGTCACTGGAATACAGCACTTTACCGTTCAAAACAATtaacttctataaaaaaaaagccctAAACTAATCCGCTCGATGAATCTGCTAGTATACTACACTACACTGCAATAATTCAACAAAAACTCAGTTGTACGAGTTTGAGTTCTTGAAGAACTTTACTTAAATTATGTTAAACCAAAGGCTTcttgagaaaagaaattatCCGCCACAATCTGATTTTCTGTGTTGCCTTCTGTGCCAACAAAGAACTGTCACCTCCTTTCCCTTAAAACCAAACTCTAATACACAAACCATTCCCAAGTTCAAGATCAAGCACAAAACATCCAAAACCCAGAAACCTTTACCCTCAAGtacagaaataaaaataaaaataaaactgattctTGATCACTACCAGACAATCATAAATGCACAATCCTCTTCCATGCCCAAAAACAAGCAATGCTCaacaatattttcatattaatgaCGTGCAAATATTGTCCAATCCACCACTCCAATCACTTGAAAGACAGCTCATTTCCTGCTTTGCTCTTGAATAAAAACCCTAAATAGTCCAAAATCAAGTAATTCAATAAGTTCCCAATTAAGATCCAGCAAAACCCTACAAAAACAGACGAATACAAACTTCCCAATAAGCACACAAAATCCAGTTCTCAAACCCCAAAAACCCTTAAGTTCAGCTCCAAAAACAGCcccagaaagaaaaaacaacaaagaaactTGTCGAATATATAGAGAATAAAGGGAATATAAGAGAAGCCCTTTTCGTTTTAGTACCTAATTGGAAATGGGTATCGATCAAAAGCCAAAAAGAAAGCTTGATTCATAGATTAGActtgaagaaaacaaatcatacaCAATTCAGACCAAGAAAAAAGGAGTTGTCTGAAATCAACCTATCAATCGGATTACCTTGTCCGCTACAACAAACAGAGCATTATTATTGTAGAGGAACAAGATCTTTCCCTTTCTTTATAGAATTTCGTGAAGTGAAACAATaataagatttgatttttttcaagtgtCTGTCTATCTGAGTTTTTTCTGTcttagctgctgctgctgttctagttaagagagagagaaagaggggtttcttttatttctttcgtTTCTCTACGGAAGTTACACGCGAGAAAATGAGATGAGCCATATAAAGTTGTATATATATGGATACGATATGATACTGATACGgtaattttgtaagatttttaaatattttatattttatacaaaaattaatttaaaaa
This DNA window, taken from Populus alba chromosome 17, ASM523922v2, whole genome shotgun sequence, encodes the following:
- the LOC118048702 gene encoding uncharacterized protein isoform X2, with the translated sequence MLNNGGDRASDERKLPGQSNGGEVCTQKRKERDLDKNSISGDKKTAGQFSGYNGQKLIQNSNLSHQPKESIQNSNLSHQPKESKFVQQLGKRAREEDRKQFFEKFTDTDAKRDEGMVRPVAKAPGNWVEGKEKNKRDDDRTVDGQGIRDETRFTASAQSISGTFKAKIDGMPRSLEKENEKKMEGKDKTKQKESQDKRKNKEKKSKEKDKVRDKEKKKEEKAKEKSEHKMKEPVKLKESNMFDLVGDHTVKSSHLLKESTNSVVGDIKIKKRKDSDTNGLLHADDIKPNKLPRPTSLPVSAENGRMLGTCKIPTAVIQGRQEAVNSDKVDSKEQKINGLIEALAPPITSSTHPLSVSLTKSLTKPSHSTAQTDQIAEVSRKQPHPDSKYLLEVLTVPKMEELPDFEDQQWLFQSTNVPSKKLQVGFSGIDETQQVWSEALQIGSADVYALPYVIPY
- the LOC118048702 gene encoding uncharacterized protein isoform X1; protein product: MSRCFPFPPPGYEKKARSDDFDLLKKEDKEKKNKEKKDKERRLDKEKKEKDRSDGKHRDKKDKKEKHREKKEKDRDKDKDKSSASDEKRLLGQAMLNNGGDRASDERKLPGQSNGGEVCTQKRKERDLDKNSISGDKKTAGQFSGYNGQKLIQNSNLSHQPKESIQNSNLSHQPKESKFVQQLGKRAREEDRKQFFEKFTDTDAKRDEGMVRPVAKAPGNWVEGKEKNKRDDDRTVDGQGIRDETRFTASAQSISGTFKAKIDGMPRSLEKENEKKMEGKDKTKQKESQDKRKNKEKKSKEKDKVRDKEKKKEEKAKEKSEHKMKEPVKLKESNMFDLVGDHTVKSSHLLKESTNSVVGDIKIKKRKDSDTNGLLHADDIKPNKLPRPTSLPVSAENGRMLGTCKIPTAVIQGRQEAVNSDKVDSKEQKINGLIEALAPPITSSTHPLSVSLTKSLTKPSHSTAQTDQIAEVSRKQPHPDSKYLLEVLTVPKMEELPDFEDQQWLFQSTNVPSKKLQVGFSGIDETQQVWSEALQIGSADVYALPYVIPY